The following are from one region of the Rhodopirellula sp. P2 genome:
- the atpE gene encoding ATP synthase F0 subunit C, with protein MLELAMMLAQEIASYDFGRMGLGIGIGLIIIGAALGIGRIGGSAVDAMSRQPEAGGRIQTAMIIAAALIEGATVIALVFILLCRG; from the coding sequence ATGTTAGAACTGGCAATGATGTTGGCCCAAGAAATCGCTTCCTACGACTTCGGCCGCATGGGTCTGGGGATCGGAATCGGATTGATCATTATCGGTGCCGCTTTGGGCATTGGTCGCATTGGTGGCAGTGCTGTCGACGCAATGTCGCGTCAGCCTGAAGCCGGTGGACGGATTCAAACCGCGATGATCATCGCGGCGGCACTGATCGAAGGTGCAACCGTCATCGCGTTGGTGTTCATTCTGTTGTGCCGCGGCTAG
- the atpF gene encoding F0F1 ATP synthase subunit B has product MKRLLAISSLTLLASLVLLVVSPAGSLAAQDEVTVVDAHADAANSEGGDHDHDHESDDHGHDEAAGDEHGHGEEDHATTPLLSFDVGSAIWNLIIFLCVLAILSKFVWPAVLGGLQAREEKIREDLESAEKASAEAKQMLSDYQLKLDEATGQVQSMLADARRDAEANGQKIVDAAKVEAAAQRERALSDIENAKKVAMAEMAGQTSKLAMQVARSVVGRELSADDHADLIRQSMERLPSQN; this is encoded by the coding sequence ATGAAACGCTTGCTTGCAATTAGCTCGCTCACTTTGCTGGCCTCGTTGGTGCTGTTGGTGGTTTCACCGGCAGGATCCTTGGCAGCACAAGATGAAGTGACCGTGGTGGACGCTCATGCGGACGCGGCGAACAGCGAAGGTGGCGATCATGACCATGATCACGAAAGTGATGACCATGGGCACGATGAAGCCGCCGGAGACGAACATGGTCATGGCGAAGAAGACCATGCGACGACTCCGTTGTTGTCGTTTGACGTCGGGTCGGCCATTTGGAACCTGATCATCTTCCTGTGTGTCTTGGCGATTCTGTCCAAATTCGTTTGGCCAGCCGTCTTGGGCGGTTTGCAGGCTCGCGAAGAAAAGATTCGCGAAGATTTGGAATCGGCTGAAAAGGCCAGTGCGGAAGCGAAGCAGATGCTGAGCGATTACCAACTGAAGTTGGATGAGGCCACCGGCCAAGTTCAAAGCATGTTGGCAGATGCTCGTCGCGACGCGGAAGCCAACGGACAGAAAATTGTCGATGCTGCCAAAGTGGAAGCGGCTGCTCAACGCGAGCGTGCTTTGTCGGACATCGAGAACGCTAAGAAAGTTGCGATGGCTGAAATGGCCGGACAAACGTCCAAGTTGGCCATGCAAGTTGCTCGCAGTGTTGTTGGTCGCGAATTGTCGGCTGATGACCATGCGGATTTGATTCGTC
- the atpB gene encoding F0F1 ATP synthase subunit A, whose translation MLPFLAAAGHDPTDHAIPHALHDSPLLKIPFGGEGTDVPALGVRDGFYEFFITNHLMMSAMVGLLLIITGVLCSRKISIFHGEGLGRYQTRGRLSQLFETICAFIRDEVAYPNLHGLTDKYIHYIWTVFFFILFANILGVIPFGYMLQLITGNQAFSHWGGSATGNLSLTSVLAMTSLIAIIFIGIRETSAKDFFNHFNPIGWDGGIMMLPIALMLYVLEWLSLLVKCFVLAMRLFGTMMAGHLVLAAFVGLIFAAGAASDGMAYAVSVPVVLVATSLTLLELFVCCLQAFIFTFLTVLFIAAMATHEHDEQLDHDPNAMTDANQMDPDKIFDPSRISPAVGASHPAGA comes from the coding sequence ATGTTGCCATTTTTAGCCGCAGCTGGTCACGACCCGACCGATCACGCGATCCCGCACGCGTTGCATGATTCGCCGTTGCTCAAGATCCCATTTGGTGGCGAAGGCACCGACGTTCCCGCGTTGGGCGTTCGGGATGGCTTCTACGAATTTTTCATCACCAATCACTTGATGATGTCCGCCATGGTGGGTTTGTTGCTGATCATCACGGGCGTGTTGTGCTCGCGAAAAATCAGCATCTTTCATGGCGAAGGTTTGGGCCGTTATCAAACACGCGGCCGGCTGTCGCAATTGTTTGAGACGATCTGCGCGTTCATTCGCGACGAGGTCGCTTACCCGAACTTGCACGGGCTGACCGACAAATACATTCACTACATTTGGACGGTGTTCTTCTTCATCCTGTTTGCCAACATTTTGGGCGTGATCCCGTTTGGCTACATGTTGCAGTTGATCACAGGAAACCAAGCGTTTTCGCATTGGGGTGGCAGTGCCACTGGGAACTTGTCGTTGACCAGCGTGTTGGCGATGACCTCCTTGATCGCGATCATTTTCATCGGGATTCGCGAAACCAGCGCCAAAGACTTTTTCAATCACTTCAACCCGATTGGCTGGGATGGCGGCATCATGATGTTGCCCATCGCCTTGATGCTGTACGTGCTCGAGTGGCTCAGTTTGCTGGTCAAGTGCTTCGTGCTTGCCATGCGGTTGTTCGGCACGATGATGGCGGGTCACTTGGTGCTCGCCGCTTTCGTCGGTCTGATCTTCGCGGCGGGTGCTGCGAGTGACGGGATGGCTTATGCGGTCAGTGTGCCTGTGGTTTTGGTCGCGACATCGCTGACCTTGTTGGAGTTGTTTGTGTGCTGCTTGCAGGCTTTCATCTTCACGTTCCTGACGGTGCTGTTCATCGCCGCGATGGCCACGCATGAGCATGATGAGCAGTTGGACCATGACCCCAACGCGATGACGGACGCCAACCAGATGGACCCGGACAAGATTTTTGATCCCAGCCGTATCAGTCCTGCTGTGGGTGCAAGTCATCCAGCGGGTGCTTGA